The Candidatus Hydrogenedentota bacterium genome includes a window with the following:
- a CDS encoding GntR family transcriptional regulator: MHFNLSQGEGVPLYLQLVQQIKHFIATGRLTAEDELPPVRVLAQQLLVNPQTVVRAYRELETQGLIYKRRGAGTYVSARGTPYTDEECRRILSDRARSLLVEARSLGFDLETTLDLVRACSAALDRLKEGAQ; the protein is encoded by the coding sequence CTGCACTTTAATCTCAGCCAGGGCGAGGGGGTGCCCCTCTATCTCCAGTTGGTGCAACAGATCAAGCACTTCATCGCGACGGGTCGCCTGACGGCGGAGGATGAGCTTCCGCCGGTTCGGGTGCTGGCGCAGCAACTGCTGGTGAATCCGCAGACGGTGGTGCGTGCGTATCGTGAGCTGGAGACGCAGGGCTTGATCTACAAGCGGCGGGGCGCGGGAACGTACGTATCCGCACGTGGAACGCCGTATACCGATGAGGAATGCCGCCGGATTCTTTCGGATCGCGCGCGGTCATTGCTGGTGGAGGCGCGGAGTCTGGGGTTTGATCTGGAAACAACGCTTGATCTGGTACGCGCGTGCAGCGCGGCGCTGGATCGCCTGAAGGAGGGCGCCCAATGA
- a CDS encoding ABC transporter ATP-binding protein, producing the protein MSSMNHEAIVDVSGLTRAFGAKVALQNVSLRVRPGQVFGLVGENGAGKTTLIRHLLGAFEAESGAVRVFGLDPVRHPVAVLGRIGYLSEDRDLPLWMRVREYMAYTAAFYPDWDAGYAEELRRRFDLPPEAKLKQLSRGEKAKAGLLAALAHRPDLLLLDEPSSGLDAVARRDILGEVIRSVAEEGRTVIFSSHLLDEVERVSDHVAMIHEGVVALDLPMDTLKETHHRAVVRLAEGRSDFPPVGGLLHAEGAERDWSLLLEGAREPLEGALRAAGAQVLEWSVPTLDAIFVGRVTGRPAAGATGDEP; encoded by the coding sequence ATGAGCAGCATGAACCACGAAGCGATTGTCGACGTCAGCGGGCTCACCCGGGCCTTTGGCGCGAAGGTGGCCCTGCAGAACGTGTCCCTGCGCGTGCGACCGGGGCAGGTTTTTGGCCTGGTGGGCGAAAACGGGGCCGGGAAGACGACGTTAATCCGGCACCTGCTGGGGGCCTTCGAGGCGGAATCCGGCGCGGTGCGGGTGTTTGGCCTGGATCCGGTGCGTCATCCGGTGGCGGTGCTGGGGCGGATCGGGTACCTCTCCGAGGATCGGGATTTGCCGCTTTGGATGCGGGTGCGGGAGTATATGGCGTATACGGCGGCTTTTTATCCCGATTGGGACGCGGGCTACGCGGAGGAACTCCGCCGGCGCTTTGATTTGCCGCCGGAGGCGAAGCTGAAGCAGCTATCGCGCGGCGAAAAGGCGAAGGCGGGGCTGCTGGCGGCGCTGGCGCACCGGCCCGACCTGCTGCTGCTCGACGAGCCCTCCTCCGGGCTGGACGCGGTGGCGCGGCGGGACATCCTGGGCGAGGTGATCCGTTCGGTGGCCGAAGAAGGGCGCACGGTGATTTTCTCGTCGCACCTGCTGGACGAGGTGGAGCGGGTTTCCGACCACGTGGCGATGATTCACGAGGGCGTGGTGGCGCTGGACCTGCCGATGGATACGTTGAAGGAGACACATCACCGGGCGGTGGTGCGGCTTGCCGAGGGGCGGTCGGATTTTCCGCCTGTCGGCGGTTTGCTGCACGCGGAAGGGGCCGAGCGGGACTGGAGTTTGCTGCTGGAAGGCGCGCGCGAGCCGCTTGAAGGCGCGCTGCGGGCGGCGGGCGCGCAGGTGCTGGAATGGAGCGTGCCGACGCTGGACGCGATCTTTGTGGGTCGCGTTACGGGGCGTCCGGCGGCGGGCGCGACCGGGGACGAGCCATGA
- a CDS encoding sodium/solute symporter (Members of the Solute:Sodium Symporter (SSS), TC 2.A.21 as described in tcdb.org, catalyze solute:Na+ symport. Known solutes for members of the family include sugars, amino acids, nucleosides, inositols, vitamins, urea or anions, depending on the system.) — MESVIGLHPIDLVIIAVYMAGTLLLGFFTTKYIGNAEDFFVSGKSLPFWAIGFSIVVSDIGATDFVAVAGATFQHGVSAANFDWMGSMPAMVIAAFVFVPYFWRTGVFTIPEFLGRRYNTAVQFINALIWAVVLFLGLAIMLWVTADKLMYTILGWDPWFCVILMATVTGMYVFSGGMTAVVFTDVVQLIVMYVGGLGLLALALWEVGGWGSLQEQILAKGPEFQNHFTILLPHDTTGPFPWTGIIFGLGIVLAVAYMSGNQVIVQRTLGARTEWDAKAGMLTGGFLKAFIPLMVAVPGLCALILVPSLEMKDADRAVPEMIRLLLPAGLRGLMFAALFAALMSSISGTLNSATTIFITDIWGQIRKWLGQPNYTERQALNMGRAFTAVLIIISATFCKAIADRESIYVFTQTILSMFQGPTLAILLLGIVWPRATQWGGLAGLGLGVPFCFVLNYTPGLFTSENPFLFVAWWSFVFSMVVTVVVSLLTPPESEEKLRGVTWSYVVKSDAAQAALEERNS; from the coding sequence ATGGAAAGTGTAATCGGACTCCACCCTATAGACCTCGTGATTATCGCGGTCTATATGGCTGGCACGCTGTTGCTCGGCTTCTTCACGACCAAGTACATCGGAAACGCCGAGGATTTCTTTGTTTCGGGCAAATCGCTGCCCTTCTGGGCGATCGGTTTCTCGATTGTTGTGAGCGATATCGGCGCGACGGATTTCGTGGCGGTGGCGGGGGCGACCTTCCAGCACGGCGTTTCGGCGGCGAATTTCGACTGGATGGGGTCGATGCCCGCCATGGTCATCGCGGCCTTTGTGTTTGTGCCGTATTTCTGGCGCACAGGCGTCTTCACGATTCCGGAGTTCCTCGGCCGGCGCTACAACACGGCCGTGCAGTTCATCAACGCCCTGATTTGGGCCGTCGTGCTGTTCCTGGGCCTGGCCATCATGCTCTGGGTCACGGCGGACAAGCTGATGTACACCATCCTGGGCTGGGATCCGTGGTTCTGCGTCATCCTGATGGCCACGGTCACCGGCATGTACGTGTTTTCCGGCGGCATGACCGCGGTGGTATTCACCGACGTGGTCCAGCTTATCGTGATGTACGTCGGCGGCCTGGGCCTGCTCGCCCTGGCGCTCTGGGAAGTGGGCGGCTGGGGCTCCCTGCAAGAGCAGATCCTGGCGAAGGGCCCCGAATTCCAGAACCACTTCACCATCCTCTTGCCGCACGACACCACCGGGCCCTTCCCGTGGACGGGTATCATATTCGGGCTGGGCATCGTGCTCGCCGTGGCCTATATGAGCGGCAACCAGGTCATCGTGCAGCGCACGCTCGGCGCCCGCACCGAGTGGGACGCGAAGGCGGGCATGCTCACGGGCGGCTTTCTCAAGGCCTTCATCCCGCTCATGGTCGCCGTGCCCGGGCTTTGCGCGCTGATTCTCGTGCCCAGCCTCGAAATGAAGGACGCGGACCGCGCCGTTCCCGAAATGATCCGGCTGCTGCTGCCGGCGGGCCTGCGCGGGCTGATGTTCGCCGCGCTCTTCGCCGCGCTGATGTCCAGCATATCCGGCACGCTGAACTCGGCCACGACCATCTTCATCACCGATATCTGGGGCCAGATCCGCAAGTGGCTCGGCCAGCCCAACTACACCGAACGCCAGGCCCTGAACATGGGCCGCGCCTTCACCGCCGTCCTGATCATCATCTCCGCAACCTTCTGTAAGGCCATCGCGGACCGCGAAAGTATATACGTCTTCACGCAGACCATCCTGAGCATGTTCCAGGGGCCGACCCTGGCCATTCTGCTGCTCGGCATCGTGTGGCCGCGCGCCACGCAGTGGGGCGGGCTGGCGGGCCTCGGCCTGGGCGTACCCTTCTGCTTCGTGCTCAACTACACCCCCGGCCTATTCACCTCGGAGAACCCGTTCCTGTTCGTCGCCTGGTGGTCCTTCGTGTTCTCGATGGTGGTGACGGTCGTGGTCAGCCTGCTGACCCCGCCCGAATCCGAGGAGAAGCTGCGTGGCGTCACCTGGAGCTACGTGGTCAAGAGTGACGCGGCGCAGGCGGCGCTGGAAGAAAGGAATTCCTGA
- a CDS encoding pirin family protein, with the protein MITIRRAHERGHANHGWLDSHHTFSFADYHDPAHMGFRSLRVLNDDVIQGGGGFPFHPHENMEIFSYVTEGALEHRDSMGNGSVLRRGDVQLMSAGTGVLHSEFNPQADAPTHLFQIWIRPSERGQTPNYQERRFEDADLADRLRVVVSADGRDGSLVIRQDATIYAGRLAAGVGETHELAPGRHAWLQVLSGAVALNGARLSTGDGASTNDPGPLSLSATEDAEVLLFDLA; encoded by the coding sequence ATGATCACCATCCGCCGCGCCCATGAACGTGGCCACGCCAACCACGGCTGGCTTGACTCGCACCATACCTTCTCCTTTGCCGACTACCACGATCCGGCGCACATGGGCTTTCGCTCGTTGCGCGTGCTGAACGACGACGTTATCCAGGGCGGGGGCGGGTTTCCGTTCCATCCCCACGAAAACATGGAGATCTTCTCCTACGTCACCGAGGGCGCGCTGGAGCACCGCGACAGCATGGGGAACGGCTCGGTGCTGCGCCGGGGCGACGTCCAGTTGATGTCCGCCGGGACCGGGGTGTTGCATTCGGAGTTCAACCCGCAGGCCGACGCGCCGACGCACCTCTTCCAGATCTGGATTCGCCCGTCGGAACGGGGGCAGACGCCGAACTATCAGGAACGCCGCTTCGAGGACGCCGATCTGGCCGATCGACTGCGGGTGGTGGTATCGGCGGACGGCCGCGACGGCTCGCTCGTCATCCGGCAGGACGCCACGATTTACGCGGGCCGCCTGGCGGCGGGCGTGGGGGAGACGCACGAGCTCGCGCCCGGGCGGCATGCCTGGCTGCAGGTGCTCTCGGGCGCCGTGGCGCTGAATGGAGCGCGCCTTTCCACTGGAGACGGGGCCTCTACAAACGATCCCGGCCCGCTGTCGCTTTCGGCAACGGAAGACGCCGAGGTGCTGTTGTTCGACCTCGCGTAA
- a CDS encoding RHS repeat-associated core domain-containing protein: MAAAAHQIRHTRATGDTRAPRAANLEARPGGLPRTRNPNPRTRARLQPHTAPRPHPGNVRGCTPKKPTYTYGQFGRMTRKTGGDTTKYPGKQIGAVLATSEGTSAATGTWNYPPTADLRHIPSKIRRRRTCGTRMATASVNTNTPLSAANTPTTAKTSPVEDPPQEEKSTGHAWDSEARLYYTAYRYYSPDANRWLTRDPLGMVDGPNMYAYVVNNPVSLIDVDGRAVWAVPLILLIGGTALSLVLDLLWLLFCSRSSVSLSLYIYLLEVGDK, encoded by the coding sequence ATGGCGGCGGCAGCACACCAAATCAGGCACACCCGCGCCACCGGGGACACCCGCGCGCCGCGCGCCGCCAACCTCGAAGCGCGGCCGGGGGGACTGCCGCGCACCCGCAACCCCAATCCCCGCACGCGCGCCCGCCTCCAACCACATACCGCGCCCCGGCCCCATCCAGGCAACGTGCGAGGCTGTACCCCAAAAAAGCCGACCTACACCTACGGCCAGTTCGGGCGCATGACCCGCAAGACCGGCGGCGACACGACGAAATACCCCGGCAAGCAAATCGGCGCCGTCCTGGCCACCTCCGAAGGGACCAGCGCGGCCACGGGGACTTGGAACTATCCGCCTACGGCGGACCTGCGGCACATCCCGTCGAAGATCCGCCGCAGGCGGACCTGTGGGACCAGGATGGCGACCGCATCGGTAAATACGAATACACCCCTTTCGGCGGCAAATACGCCGACCACGGCGAAGACATCACCGGTCGAAGATCCGCCGCAGGAGGAAAAATCCACCGGCCACGCCTGGGACAGCGAGGCCCGGCTGTACTATACTGCCTACCGGTACTACAGCCCCGACGCCAACCGCTGGCTCACCCGAGACCCCCTCGGCATGGTCGACGGCCCGAATATGTATGCGTATGTGGTGAATAATCCGGTGAGTTTGATTGACGTAGATGGCCGGGCAGTCTGGGCTGTGCCACTGATTCTACTTATTGGAGGCACAGCCCTAAGCCTTGTGCTAGACCTCCTCTGGCTACTTTTCTGCTCTCGATCATCGGTATCTCTATCGCTCTATATCTATCTTCTTGAGGTTGGCGACAAATAG
- a CDS encoding DinB family protein encodes MNNTRMSVYLDLLESARKQTLQTLSGVPETHRFKQLQEGKATPLWLAGHLANTVNTVLLVYTLQQDSLLKREQARLFAPDFVGGAPPTSNPEEYPAWDEVIGLYNKAFDAAIAGLRSLDDSMLDQPLPGKMRDELRSFFSSVGVTLGIMISHDAYHRGQIGLLSKLH; translated from the coding sequence ATGAATAACACCCGCATGAGCGTCTACCTGGACTTGCTCGAGAGTGCGCGCAAGCAGACGCTTCAGACCCTGTCCGGCGTTCCCGAAACGCACCGCTTCAAGCAACTGCAGGAGGGTAAAGCCACGCCGCTCTGGCTGGCGGGCCATCTGGCGAATACGGTAAACACCGTTCTGCTGGTGTACACGCTCCAGCAGGATTCCCTGCTCAAGCGCGAGCAGGCGAGGCTCTTTGCGCCCGATTTTGTGGGTGGCGCGCCGCCGACCTCGAACCCCGAGGAGTACCCCGCGTGGGACGAGGTGATCGGCCTGTACAACAAAGCCTTTGACGCCGCGATTGCGGGTTTGCGGTCGCTGGACGACAGCATGCTGGATCAGCCGCTCCCGGGGAAGATGCGCGACGAGCTGCGGTCTTTTTTCAGCAGCGTCGGGGTTACGCTCGGGATCATGATCAGCCACGATGCGTACCACCGCGGCCAGATTGGGCTGCTCTCCAAGCTGCATTAA
- a CDS encoding ABC transporter ATP-binding protein, whose protein sequence is MARRGILTTSSWAEARGIIWSHRRRIAIGLALVVVNRLSGLVAPGSTKFLVDNILAPGAHTEPLFGISEPGSLLLLLGAAVAAACLIQAATTFALSQVLGVAAQKAITDMRKRVQQHVIRLPVHYFDSTKTGVLISRIMTDAEGIRNLIGTGLVQVSGGVFGAAIALAVLLWLNWILTLVIVVVLGAFAFSMAYAFARLRPLFRERGELNAQVTGRLTESLGGVRVVKGYTAERREDLIFARGVHRLFRNVAGAVTGVSAISSVSTALIGIIATVMIMLGGRFVLSGAMTPGDLFMFLAFVAMVVMPLVQIANISTQFSEAFAGLDRIREIRSMATEDDEDASREPAGDLRGDIGFDNVAFEYTADVPVLKGVSFEASAGSTTALVGSSGSGKSTLIGLVMAFHRPKAGRVTVDGRDLASIKLRDYREHLGLVLQENFLFDGTIAENIAFSRPNAPLEEIKRVSKLAHCDEFIMGFEKGYDTIVGERGVKLSGGQRQRIAIARAILADPRILILDEATSSLDSESEAYIQDGLRSLRAGRTSFVIAHRLSTIRSADQILVLEHGEIVERGSHAELMALNGRYRDLHDRQYQFESNQFINPGEDFTPDALAEGAR, encoded by the coding sequence ATGGCCAGGCGCGGCATCCTAACCACCAGTTCCTGGGCGGAGGCCCGGGGCATTATCTGGTCGCACCGCAGGCGGATCGCGATCGGCCTGGCGCTGGTCGTAGTCAATCGCCTGAGCGGTCTGGTGGCGCCGGGCAGCACCAAGTTCCTGGTCGATAACATCCTGGCCCCGGGCGCCCATACGGAGCCGCTGTTCGGCATTTCGGAGCCGGGTTCCCTCCTGCTCCTGCTGGGCGCCGCCGTGGCCGCCGCCTGCCTGATTCAGGCCGCCACGACGTTCGCCCTGTCCCAGGTGCTCGGGGTGGCGGCGCAGAAGGCGATCACCGACATGCGCAAGCGGGTCCAGCAGCACGTGATCCGGCTGCCCGTCCATTACTTTGACTCCACCAAAACCGGCGTGCTCATTTCGCGCATCATGACCGACGCCGAAGGCATCCGGAACCTGATCGGGACCGGGCTGGTGCAGGTGAGCGGCGGCGTTTTTGGCGCCGCTATTGCCCTCGCGGTCCTGCTCTGGCTGAACTGGATCCTGACGCTGGTAATCGTGGTGGTGCTGGGGGCGTTCGCGTTCAGCATGGCCTACGCTTTCGCCCGCCTGCGGCCTTTGTTCCGGGAGCGCGGCGAACTCAACGCGCAGGTGACCGGACGCCTGACCGAATCGCTGGGCGGTGTGCGCGTCGTAAAGGGCTACACGGCGGAACGGCGGGAAGACCTGATCTTCGCCCGCGGCGTCCACCGCCTGTTCCGGAATGTCGCCGGCGCGGTGACCGGCGTTTCCGCCATCTCCTCGGTATCCACCGCGCTCATCGGCATTATCGCCACGGTCATGATCATGCTCGGCGGACGTTTTGTCCTTTCCGGCGCCATGACCCCCGGCGACCTGTTCATGTTCCTGGCCTTCGTCGCCATGGTGGTCATGCCGCTGGTGCAAATCGCGAATATCTCCACGCAGTTCAGCGAAGCCTTCGCCGGCCTCGATCGTATCCGCGAGATCCGGAGCATGGCCACCGAAGACGATGAGGATGCCTCCCGCGAGCCCGCCGGCGACCTCCGGGGCGATATCGGCTTCGACAACGTGGCCTTCGAATATACAGCGGACGTCCCCGTACTCAAGGGCGTCTCCTTCGAGGCGTCCGCCGGCAGCACCACCGCGCTCGTCGGATCCAGCGGATCGGGCAAAAGCACGCTCATCGGCCTGGTGATGGCCTTTCACCGGCCCAAGGCGGGCCGCGTCACCGTAGACGGCCGCGATCTGGCCTCCATCAAACTGCGGGATTACCGGGAGCACCTGGGGTTGGTTCTTCAGGAAAACTTCCTTTTTGACGGGACCATCGCCGAGAACATCGCCTTCTCCAGGCCCAACGCGCCTCTGGAAGAGATCAAGCGGGTGAGCAAACTGGCCCACTGCGACGAATTCATCATGGGGTTTGAGAAGGGCTACGACACGATCGTGGGCGAGCGTGGCGTCAAGCTGTCCGGCGGCCAGCGCCAGCGCATCGCAATCGCGCGGGCTATCCTGGCGGACCCGCGCATTCTGATTCTGGACGAGGCCACCTCCAGCCTGGACAGCGAGAGTGAAGCCTACATCCAGGACGGCCTCCGATCCCTGCGCGCTGGCCGGACGAGCTTCGTGATCGCGCACCGGCTCTCCACCATCCGCAGCGCGGACCAGATCCTGGTGCTGGAGCATGGCGAGATTGTGGAGCGGGGGAGCCACGCGGAACTCATGGCGCTCAACGGGCGCTACCGCGATCTACACGACCGGCAGTACCAGTTCGAGAGCAACCAGTTCATTAATCCGGGCGAGGATTTCACCCCGGACGCGCTGGCGGAAGGCGCCCGTTAG
- a CDS encoding PQQ-binding-like beta-propeller repeat protein yields the protein MRLCLILFLLGLLVFCLSPVGAADSWPEFRGPEANGHAPHAAAIPTRWSETENVAWKTPIPLKGWSTPVIMSGQVWLTTATEDGTDYYAISLDAATGKILHNKHLFHADDPEPLGNNVNCYASPSPVIEPGRVYVHFGVYGTACLDTETAEVIWQRTDLPCRHYRGPGSSPILYEDLLILTFDGIDQQYVTALDKRTGETRWRTDRTRTWDDYDENGLPKRGGDMRKAYSTPVVVEQDGKPLLLSVGSSAAYGYDPRSGEELWKVEMAGFTPSTRPVWDGARLFTATGYGASELWAIRTDGAGDATATHVAWTHAGRDVPETPSPILVDGLLYTVSNRGEVSCREPETGELLWTERIGGNHIASPVYAGGLLCFTSTQGVTTLMRPGRTPEVVGTNTLDEGPMASPAMASGALYLRTPGYLYRIGNTLAE from the coding sequence ATGAGGTTGTGTTTGATACTTTTTCTGCTGGGCCTGCTTGTTTTCTGTCTCAGCCCGGTTGGAGCCGCCGATTCCTGGCCGGAGTTTCGCGGCCCGGAAGCCAACGGCCACGCCCCCCACGCCGCCGCGATCCCCACGCGCTGGAGCGAGACGGAAAACGTCGCCTGGAAGACGCCGATCCCGCTGAAGGGCTGGTCCACGCCGGTGATCATGAGCGGCCAGGTGTGGCTGACGACGGCGACGGAAGACGGCACGGACTACTACGCGATCAGCCTCGACGCGGCGACTGGTAAAATTCTTCATAACAAGCACCTGTTTCACGCCGACGATCCGGAGCCGCTCGGGAACAATGTGAATTGCTACGCTTCGCCGTCGCCGGTTATCGAGCCGGGCCGGGTGTATGTGCACTTTGGCGTGTATGGGACGGCCTGTCTCGATACGGAGACGGCGGAAGTGATCTGGCAGCGGACGGACCTGCCCTGCCGCCATTACCGGGGTCCGGGCTCCTCGCCGATCCTCTATGAAGACCTGCTTATCCTCACGTTCGACGGCATCGACCAGCAGTATGTGACGGCGCTGGACAAGCGCACCGGCGAGACCCGCTGGCGCACGGATCGCACGCGTACCTGGGACGATTACGACGAGAATGGCCTTCCGAAGCGCGGCGGCGACATGCGCAAGGCCTACAGCACGCCGGTGGTCGTCGAGCAGGATGGGAAGCCGCTCCTGCTCAGCGTCGGATCGTCGGCGGCGTATGGGTACGACCCGCGTTCGGGTGAGGAATTGTGGAAAGTCGAAATGGCGGGCTTTACCCCCTCCACGCGCCCGGTGTGGGATGGGGCGCGGCTTTTCACGGCGACGGGCTACGGCGCTTCGGAGCTGTGGGCGATCCGCACCGATGGCGCGGGCGACGCCACCGCCACGCATGTCGCCTGGACGCACGCGGGGCGCGACGTGCCGGAGACGCCCTCGCCGATTCTCGTGGATGGCCTGCTGTATACCGTCAGCAACCGGGGCGAAGTGTCCTGCCGCGAGCCGGAAACGGGTGAACTCCTCTGGACGGAGCGTATTGGCGGCAATCATATCGCGTCGCCCGTGTATGCGGGCGGCCTGCTTTGCTTCACCAGCACACAGGGCGTCACTACCCTGATGCGCCCCGGGCGTACGCCGGAAGTCGTGGGGACCAACACGCTCGACGAGGGCCCGATGGCGTCTCCCGCCATGGCCAGCGGGGCGCTGTATCTGCGGACGCCGGGCTATCTCTACCGGATAGGAAACACTTTAGCGGAATGA